A genomic stretch from Tenrec ecaudatus isolate mTenEca1 chromosome X, mTenEca1.hap1, whole genome shotgun sequence includes:
- the LOC142433283 gene encoding putative protein FAM47D has translation MAIKGPALHRVGSAAGVPGSRPGLRAARVEPRDRASRNPSNVWSGGPMATRISAGQQSEAGQQKVRATMDRQKPRSRFPELEPLPPGTKRRPWYKDKPSFSYLPRFKDTPSFAPHLSSQNWVFVKKELDDFRKGCPPRGEMITRGCKDAPFPLIYRTKAAPAPQTCQKKASKNSTLFSKLSAAQLARKAFVEEAEARLKAKAHSLMACPDLEDALPVELLEKVLEVLDPDKELKDTWAYCQDGKKRTKEPAELLKDLPIKPCRSLRNLAPIPDPDDWLEEMKQVEEPPPHPPTPGNVSRAVADFCRWAHSYECTEIDKDYIMRKFDPFVDWKANTGRTHIKEIARVHKRFKKVYWPARQDQPRFSLNEPDFEKKLRALQLAPPKEPVKMRYGAWYLPVQLWKTLRVDEPLLDPNAPEEDEDTGFRRLDKGPDILEELYGTIAFKDFILSKGYPMPSIIERMFKRKKWPYDKVKTPTILSRKPSPVDDTPEEQ, from the coding sequence ATGGCAATTAAAGGGCCCGCGCTGCACAGGGTTGGCAGCGCAGCAGGAGTTCCGGGCAGTCGCCCTGGGCTCAGGGCTGCACGCGTGGAACCTAGGGATCGAGCGTCAAGGAACCCGAGCAATGTATGGTCAGGCGGTCCCATGGCAACCAGAATCTCTGCTGGACAACAATCTGAAGCTGGACAGCAGAAAGTCCGGGCCACCATGGACCGCCAGAAGCCACGGTCCCGGTTTCCGGAGCTGGAACCTTTGCCCCCAGGCACGAAAAGAAGACCCTGGTATAAAGACAAACCAAGTTTCTCTTACTTGCCTCGGTTCAAAGACACGCCGTCGTTCGCCCCCCACCTGAGCAGCCAGAATTGGGTGTTCGTGAAAAAGGAGCTGGATGACTTCAGGAAAGGTTGCCCACCTCGCGGTGAGATGATAACGAGGGGCTGTAAGGACGCGCCTTTCCCTTTAATTTACAGGACAAAGGCCGCACCTGCCCCACAGACTTGCCAGAAGAAAGCGTCCAAAAACTCAACCCTGTTTTCCAAGCTCTCAGCAGCCCAGCTAGCACGCAAGGCCTTCGTGGAGGAGGCAGAAGCCCGTCTGAAGGCAAAGGCACATTCTTTGATGGCCTGCCCCGATCTGGAAGATGCATTGCCTGTGGAGCTCTTGGAAAAAGTGCTGGAAGTGCTAGATCCTGACAAGGAGCTGAAGGACACCTGGGCTTATTGTCAGGACGGCAAGAAAAGAACGAAGGAGCCAGCAGAGCTATTGAAAGATCTTCCTATAAAGCCCTGCAGGAGCCTTCGCAATCTGGCTCCCATCCCAGATCCAGacgactggctggaagagatgaaGCAAGTGGAGGAGCCGCCGCCGCATCCTCCGACTCCAGGAAACGTGTCCCGAGCAGTTGCTGACTTCTGCAGGTGGGCTCATTCATACGAGTGCACGGAAATTGACAAGGATTATATTATGAGAAAGTTCGACCCATTCGTTGATTGGAAAGCAAACACTGGACGAACCCACATTAAGGAAATAGCCCGAGTTCACAAAAGATTCAAGAAAGTCTACTGGCCCGCAAGACAGGACCAACCAAGGTTCTCCTTGAACGAACCAGACTTCGAGAAAAAGCTGCGAGCACTGCAGTTGGCTCCTCCAAAGGAGCCCGTGAAAATGAGGTACGGAGCGTGGTACCTGCCTGTCCAGCTGTGGAAAACATTGCGAGTAGACGAACCTCTGCTAGATCCCAATGCGCCAGAGGAAGATGAGGACACCGGTTTTAGAAGGTTGGACAAGGGCCCTGACATTCTTGAGGAGCTTTATGGCACAATTGccttcaaggatttcatcctcaGCAAAGGCTATCCCATGCCAAGTATAATTGAAAGgatgtttaaaagaaagaaatggccaTATGATAAGGTGAAGACCCCTACTATACTATCCCGGAAGCCGAGCCCCGTTGATGACACTCCAGAAGAACAGTAG